The Malus domestica chromosome 10, GDT2T_hap1 nucleotide sequence GTCTTCATCATATCATGTGCTGTGAATCCATCATGCTTAGCATAAAACACGTGCAGCACTTTGCTCATGTTCCAAAACAAATCTTTGCAAGCTCTCGGAACTACGCTACCCTTCTCGAGCAAAACTAATCTTAGCAATTCTCTCCTCTTGCTGACTATTACATTCTTCATCTCGTTAATGGCCTCTTCCTCGGTAACACCGTTGCCATGAATCATGGCCAAGGACACAGCATTTAGCTTCCCTTCTGCAGATTCCCTCTGCAACGTAGCCAAGAGTTCAGAGTTAACAATTTTAGATGGGATATTATTACTTTTATAGAAGGAGAATGGGGGGATGTTGTCTACCTTAAACCCTTGGATATCATTGAGAAGGCGCCCAGCAGTGCTCATGAGTCGATACAGATGATCAAATTCGGAACTTCCTACAGCCTCCTCTGAAAGCTTAGGCCCAACCAAATAGAGAGCTGGAAGGACAATCGGTCCCAAGGCAAATGATACATATGCATTTTCCATATACTCCTCCATTGTTGGAACCGACTTGTTTTTCAACCACTGGGCTTCCTTGAACATAGACTTGATCAAATCCAACCACTGGAAAATCAAACAGAGCTCATTTCATCCCTTTACTCTCTTTTCATGAAGTCAATGAATAGAAAACTCAAATAACGGTCTTATCATCGACTAGACAGTCACGATAAAGTACCATCAGAATCAATGTTAAGGGAGTGTTCGGGTTATTGTAAGACACTTCGTGAAAGTGAAGTACTTgaaacattttaagtagttcaggAGACAGCTAGTGCTCTAAGAAAAAACATTTTATATgaatcgaaacaacgatgacaaggacaaattaaaatatttcaaCTTACAATCTCTATAACATGACTTGTCACACTGCGTCCTTGCCGCGTGAATGCCCTGGCTCCAATCTCGTTGATTGTGTTCTTGAGTGCTGAAAATATAATTTCAACATTCTCGGAACAACAATCAACACTCACATTCACATCCCACCTGAAGCCCAAATACATGAAAATTTAAGACCTTCAAGTCAGAAACAACTAACAAGGACTAGGAGCACAAGCAGGACTTGTAGCCCAACAATGGATCCAACAGAAATAAGAAACAAATGGGAAAAGGAAACATACTTCTCAACCAATTGTATGAGGTTTATCAGTTCCTCTTCGGAACCTCCAACGTCAAAGAAATCATCGACCACAGTCGTAAGGACTCCATTTTTGGCCCATGATATGCGTGCATCTGATAGTTCGGGAGGAAAAAGGGTTGCAGCAGCAGAGAAGTAACAGTATGCCTGCTTCTGTCTAGCAAAGTTTAGCTTGTCTAATCTGTACTCCTCAACCCACCTACTTAGGTAAAAtcacaaacaaataaattagaATATTCTGCACTTCCTTATACAACTGCACTCTCCTTCACTTATATTATATCAAGATCAGGTGGAAACACTAGTACCAAGAAGCTCGGCTTGGGAGAGAGAGTACTGTACGTACCTAGTAAGATGGTTGAGTTCTTCACGGTGTATAGATTGGCAATTATTGAAGTCATCCACAGCCAGCTTTAGGAAATCTTCATTTCCAATATTCAAACAACTAACATAAGACGAGCGCAAGGAATAATAGGTTATATCCACTGGTCCTTCAGAATAATTCAgaacaaattaaatttttcttaaaaggaagggaaaaggaagaagaggagctgtCAAAGAAAATACTAGAAGTTTACCGATAATACGATTTTAAAATCCTTGTACTATCtgtgttgtaatattttataGCTGTTCTGGTTGACAATCGGCCCAGAATTGCATAGCGAGGAAGTTtaagagcatcatccacctgGAAACAATCAAAAGttgctttaatttatgaactatcTTGGGATTATAGGAGATTAAAGATGTCAGATAAATCAGATAGGCTTAGCATAGAAGGCTACCTCTAGGCCGATATGCTTATTCAGATTATGACCCCGAATTAAAGTATTGGATAACTCCTGCTTCAGAAAATGACTTGTCCAGTGATGTTGTTTCTCTAGAACGGATTCATCTGGATGTATGATGGTTTCTGAAGCTCTAAACAACTCTAAGGCATCATCGATGTCCTTCATATACCCTCCAAGGGAATTGAACAAACGATCTTCTGAATATTGAGTTAATGGATCTAAAAGACAGCATAACTcagttacattttttttttttttgccaaaacatAGTCATGAAAGCCAAGGTACCCAAAATTGAAAATACCTGCAGAAACATCATATCCATTAACACGTAAGAGTCGAAACGCCATTGCACAGGTGGCAGCATCTGATAATATATCTTCATCACCCTGCAGCCAGCTTCTGTTTGTTGGCTAATGTCATGCTTCCCATGgatgaaaactaataaaatctCGAAACTGGGGTATACTTATATGGGAAAAATTACCTGTATGTTTCATCCAGTACACTTCTAATTTCCTCCCTGAAATGTCGATCAATACCCAAATTTTCAAGACTGGCAGCCATAGAAAGGCGGGCATATTTATCTAGAGGATAGACCGTTGGAACTGAAAAAGGTAGGTTGAAAACATTGGAAGCTTTATCCTGATGTAGTACATAAATACACCTAGGAAATTAATGGAAAATGTTGAGTATGAAACCTGCATTCCCAAACTTCTCTAAGAGTGAGCGTAGGTACTTAAGGCAATCAGCATTCTTAAGGTGAGCAAAAGCAGAGGCGGTGGTTGCTGGTGAATTAAACAAGGACCCATTCTTCCTTTGATACTTCATGACCAGGTCCCAATCCTGCGACTTTCCAAATCCTTCTGAAATATATGCTAACAACGTTCTCCACCCCTCTGAGTTGCTTGCATAGCCTCTAAATAATAACATTTTGGAACAGGGATCGTCAATCAGAATCGTTTAGGATGCAAAACAAAAGTATAACTATACTGATACATTTCTATTATTATCACTAGCATATGAACTGATTATATCATGTATATCCATTCCCTTCctatcaaaagaaaagaaaatagtttctTTCCCCTGTGATGAAGGAACAGTTCCTGAGGTTCTAACATACAAAGCCACATAGAAAAAGCTGAGCTCCATGGGATTCACTGCTTAGTGAGAGCAGGatgtaataataaataaattactaCAAGATGGAACCGAacttaaaacaagaaaataaaataaaatgaaaatatacCTTTTCAGCTCAAAGTCTCTTCTGTGAAATAAGGCGTCTAGGGTTGGTGCACCCAAGGGAAGGTTCATCTTCAAATTCCTTGCATACTCAATCATCGCAGGAAACAATATATTAAATCCAACAGGAGATTGTTGTTCTTCATCAGTAGCTGAAGCTACATTTGATTCAATAAAATGTAGCCCTAAAACAACAAGAGGATGTTAAGGTGTTCATGTTTGAAACATTAATGGAGGAAACTTAGCAAGAACCAAGAATAACGGTTATACCCTTGTTAATTTGTTCTTCGCCAACATTCCACTGCTTCAGTGCAAGGATGCAAGCTAAGGTAGATAAGAGAGCATCTTTCGTGAACAAGGGTTGCAAATTAGGAGGACCCCATGAGCCATCATGGAGTTGATTACACAATAACCAGTTTACGCATTCGGGGAAAAAAGGGTCCTTTGGGGAATTTGGAGAAGGGACCATTGCCACCCAAGCAGTGTCATATGAGGAAACCGAGAGATCAACCTTGTCGAACATcttctttattctttctttcGTACCCTCAGAACTCTGCTTCTATTAAAAGAACCAAATTTATATCGTTAACGGTATAAAAGAGTATGTAGGAAATCATAGAACTAGGAGGATTATCTTACCAAAACAGCAGCATTGACCTCCGCTGCCCCATTTAATCTCGACATTGTTAAAGCTGCTTGTGGCAAGAAATAATgtccagattttttttttaaaaaaaaggtacCTATCAAGGAGCAGAAATCCAAGAGGTCAGTGACCCTTCACATGTTTACATCAACACACAAATCAGACTGCCAAACTTGAATGTATCTTCACAAGAAGCCAGTAAACTTGCATATTAATTGCTTACTAACTAAAGAACTTTCTTTTGGTTCTTCTAGTTGCAATCGATCCTATGTTTTCTTCTTCCGCGCAATATTCTAATTAATCTAATCTAAACTACGCGCAGGGGATTCTAACTTGGGAGCACATGCTCTAGTCAACTTGGCTACACGCGTATCTGCAAGCCTAAACGAGTAGGGGATTCCCATAAAATAAAACCCACCTGAGCACTAAGGTCACCAACAATTCAAAAGTACAATTTCACCAACCACTGACAAGTAAAGTTCTAAAATTGGGACATCAATACCATCAAGACACAAGCTTTTTCAAGATAACAAAGATTcaacacaaaataaaaataccCAATTCGAGAAAATCATGCATGATCccaaaaaaacataacaaaaacaaaaccacagAAAAaatggcgagagagagagagagagagagatagacctGGTGAGGGAAAGGTGGAAAGTCTGAGAGTGCTGAGGTGAGAGAAAGacatgcagagagagagagattctgaTAGCTGCAGCAACTCCAGAAAGCTCACTCTCACTCTGGAGAGTCTAACTATAAATATTGGTGGAGAAATGGAAACTGAAAACTGGAATAAAAATGGCACAATATACGCCCAGCAAGAGAGACTAAACGACAAAAAAATTCATCAAGTTAATTGCTGTCTGCGCGTCTTTCGCCTTCCTTCGAACCATTGACATCTACTgctctatatatataattagattTGTTATATCATATTTTACAGCATATTTTTTACATGTCAATGTCCATAATTTTGTCACCTACTCAAAATGTCATTTGACAAATTTCGGAATACCAAATTTGACATGTGTAGTAGGTACTAAGCATCTAGACTTATATTACAACATGTGTATTTTTATTCGACTAATTATGAATATTATTTAATAACTACAATATTACAAAGTATAAAtctaaatatatacatatatatatatatctgtgtaTTATATAATTAGATTTGTTATATCATATCTTACAGCATGTTTTTTACATGTCAATGTCCATAATTTTGTCACCTACTCAAAATGTCATTTGACAAATTTCGGAATACCAAATTTGTTATGTGTAGGTACTAAGCATCTGGacttatattataacatgtgTATTTTTTTCGATTAATCACGAATATTATTTAATAACTACAATATTACAAAGTATAAATTTATTGTTTACTTATTATAAGATGAAATTGTCCTtgtcacaaaaaagaaaattctcCATCTAAAAGACAAATTATAAACAAGAATCTTGTAGcttaaattgcaaaaaaaaaaataaaaaataaaaaacatcacCACCTCTTAAAATTACTCTCCAATATCCTTCCTTTAAAGTTTGGGATACAAAACTCATTTTTAGGGAAATGACTTATCGATATCTGATTTAAGTCAATAACATATGTTTGATTTTGCCACATAACAGTGCATTATTAGTTAAGAATACCATGGTAATATCATTCCACATGGAAGTAAGTCTCACTCCATGTTTAGTTGGCCTTGTGCACCATTAGTCTTTTACCAtgctttgaatttttatttctgaAAATGTGACTTTAGCCCCctcaaattcaattttcttcACATAAAACCAATATAATTTGTTTACTCGAACAAAACTCCATGACTAGGATCCACCTAAACAAATTCATCAATTATGCTAACTTACAAATTTTACATTTCTCGGGTTCCTAAAAAACCCTATCGCATGTACGATGTAGGACGTACACAATGGTGCTatcacacacctatttttacctCTCATACAACTCTCAATTTCCAGTAGtcaaattgaatgaattgaataaaattaatggacaaaaattaacaaggctgcgtgagaaaagaaaatggttgTGTGAATAGCACTGTCCTTAATTCTATGTGGATTGTAAGGGGGACtaacaaaaattttatttttgaacaaacgatattatctacactaagggtgtaggctaagcctcacaatgggttagcaataatgtgattcaaactcGTTTTttgcgagaatcaaacctaagacctcttaattataatttataaatgaagaggaataccagtAGGTCATAGTAGTAAGTGGCAAGGGGAATTAATGCTTTTGCTAaaagaaaaggaggaaaattgtcattaatgttataaattcataggaaaactaatgaaaatggcttgaaaactttgagttttaatgataaggacaaaataaagggtaaagtgaatagtatcaggattgactttttagtgtaaaaatgtggtttttcgttaaagtgaacagtaccaggtgtttttcgttaaagttccctaaattcattgcaTACTAATATCAAATAtgagaatttttattttattttttaaaattgaatgatGTCATCAATTTGATCAAtgattttaataaatattgaaTATTAATACATATTTTCTCAATTAAATAAGGATAATACTTAGGTAGTCACTAGTGAGTACCATATATATTCACTTTCTTATTTGACCCaatcaaaattaattaacacgtctattttttttttaaacaataaaaCGTATGTTAAATATCATTGGGGCAAAACCAAAAAGTGAGTTGAGCATTATCCTGTAAATAATGTTTTGATTACGTTATTTAGTGCAATATCATGTTTTAAatatatcgatatttttatactaagggAAAAGGGAATTCCGCTAAACCACATAATGGACAACcgaatttggtatcgaattcgccatccacgagattcgaacctcagacttctcacttccaaataaagaggaataccaccagaccgtaaTACTGAGTAGCAGTGCAATATCATGTTTTGATTACTCTTTTAAAGAAGTGTAACTTTGGCTTCGGTCCTTGACTAACTAAAATCTTACATcgaaattttattaatttgaataCTTTGATTGAAagacaaaattttaaatttcagtactaattaagaaatttaataacaaaaattattaaACCCTTCCTAAATCATGCAAAGGTTGACAGggatttttaactttttttttcttcctcaaatTGAATAGTAGATTAGCCCATACATGAAGCCCTACGACGGCACATGGGGATGGGTGCATGAGGATGCAAAGAAATATCACGCATcgggaaaataaaaaatcttgcatgagcttataagaAGTTGAGTCTATTATCAATTGATTTGTGAagcttaaatttattttggagtGAAGATAAAGGAGGAAGTGGAAAGGGAAGGTCAGAGGAGTTAAAAGAGAGGAAATTTGCAGGTTCACCAATTTGCATTGACGGCAAATAATACTAATCAAGTTCTGAAGgaccaaaacaaagaaaatctcaTCAAGTTTTGTTCCACAAAAGCTCTAAATGTTAAGCAAAGATGGATTTTATCTAACTAATTGGCCAATTACACAAGAATTTGAAGGCCTTTTTTCTGAGGAGCAGGCACCGCGTTCTTGTTTCCAGGGAAGGCGCTGCGAGAAATGTCTACCAGGGACTTGAAACTGTGTGGTTCGTGCATCGACAGCTCTGACAGAACTTTCCTGTTCAGCTGAATGTTCTCCTTCATCAACCCATGCATGAAGTTTCCATAGTTAACCTGATGACAATAGTAAAACAAGATAATAGGGGGATCAGCATGCACTACAATATATATAACCTGATGACAATAGTAAAACAAGATAATAGGGGGATCAGCATGcactacaatatatatatatatatatatatatatatatatatatatatatatagagagagagagagagagagagagagagagaggaaagtaCAATAACTTAAGAAGATCAAATCAGCAACATATTCCAGCTTCTACTGATCCAATATCTCAACACTCAACAGCTACTTTCATGCCGGAATATCCGGAAAGATACATTTGATCCGGCACATCTTAATCTAAAGCTTCTAAACAGTTGAAGCTCTCCCTAACTTCCTAGATTTTCGAAAGCCAAATCTATTTTGAATCTACTTTAATGCCAGAGAAATCCAATTTGAAACTAAATATTCAAAGTCAATTTCAAAACACTAAGCAATCCAGGATCAACATGCTAATTAATCATGCTTGTATCTATGTACAACAAGTCCGAGAATTCTAATGAGGACCCTTAATTTCTCATAcgattctttttattttcagcTACTTTCCAGTAATCAAATTCATAGACGTTTACTCTCCATTTTCTATATTTCCATCTCTTAATAAATACAAGAACAATAAGCGAACCAATAAATGTCTTCATCTTTTATTCAACCAAGGCTAATAAGCAACCTCTAGACACACAAAGTAAACAGAACATTACAAAACAAACTCTACTGGGTTTAGATGACCCTGCATAGATGAACCATATCTTCTTGCTATCTTACAAGAACAATATCCTTCTAAGCATAAAGAAGGTAGTTTATTGTTTTCCATATTTTAACGACTAAAACCAACAAACACTGGAAAGTACATTTCGTGGTTTTCCCCTAACAACTTGCGATCCACATATGTTCAAAGGCAATCTACTAAAGTCGTTATGAACCAACTAATAGACAGATTCATTGTTCTGCAGTATATTGAACAGCTCTCAAGTCCACAATTTTCAATAAATCAGGCTTTCAACAATACATGACCTCAACATAATCTTAGACCGAAAGGAACCCAAAAGGGTCAGGACATACAGAAAGAGAAGTAAAGTGACAGAGAATTGACAAAGCTGGGAGGTAAGGTCACTCGAAATATACCCAAACAAAATGACATGACACAGTTCTgtttatatctttttttttttaaaagcccCGCAGCCTACCTACATGGTCTACTTATGGTGAGGCTCGTATAAAAAACATGAGCCTTGGTTCACAGCCCAGCATCACCCAGCCACTGACTCACTTCTATCTCACCAAAAACCAAGGACTCATTACTCTACTGCTGCACCACCACCCATTATAAGTATTGGCTGCCCAATGCTCAACATTAAAATCCAAGACCAAATAAATATTCGTCGTGCGTCTGTTTTCACAAGTATTCTCTCTCGGTCTCTCTCCCTTCATCAAATTTGCAGAAATAAATCAACTGTGAACAGATAAAACTATAGGaaagtgttattcacacacccatttttacctctcaAACACCCTTCTTAATTTTTGGCCATTGATCTTCTCTAATTCCTTCGACCCGACTTCAAAAATTgagaggggtgtgtggatagcactaccCAAAACTATGGACGCAAGAAACGGCAGTTTGATGAAAGTAAAAAAACTGAGATTGAAGACCAAaaccacataaaaaaaaagaatagaaacttcTATAATTCTCTCAAAAATGCACCACGTAAAAAATATTAGGCACAATTCGAAACATACTCCATGGATGCGGGTGCCAGCATTGATACGCTGGATCCACAGGGAGCGCATGTCTCGCTTCTTGGTGCGGCGATCCCTGTAAGAATACTGCAAGGCCTTCTCTACCCTCTCTCTGGCAATCCTTATGCAATTCTTGGCCCTTCCCCTGAAGCCCTTGGCTAGCTTGAAAATCTTACCCTTATTCATTGTTCACTCTCCTTCTTTTATCCTATAcattaacacacacacacacagacacatcAGACCACAAAAAATAATCAGCCccataattattaattatttgagAAACCCATTTCTTccaattgaagaacaaagaCAGACAATTAATCACAAACGAAAAATTCCTAATTGCACGAGTGTATCAAGTATAATGGTGTTAATTATTTAAAGATTACAACTTTAAGAGCAAAAATTACTTTTTCCAAAGTAAATTATTGCCAAATGGAATATTTAACATCTCTTCAACAAATTTAAAGAGTTTAAAGGTGATTAAGATTCATAAACCAGATTATCAATTGAGAAAGATGGGTTTTTTCGATTCACCTGAGCTTATCTGAGGTGGGTTCCTTTTTGTATCAACAGCTCCGAGTTGTGCAAAACCTGCCATGAAACCAATCAAAAGGAACAAGCTTTTTACTTTGCAATTAACaatactagaaaaaaaaaaaaaaaaaagaacaaggaagaagaagatgggcaCGCACTGTGGCGGTGGATGGCGAGAGATGACAGACGAACTGGGAGTGGGTCGAGCAGCGGGCAGCGGAGGCGGATGAGATACAATATGGATTGGCAATCTGTAATATTGAGCTAAGAGCATGGGCACTTCTGTCAATCCACACGCTTAACCCGCTAAATGGAGCCCAAGGTAACTGGGTCGTTCTCGAATCACCCGTTTACATTCAAGTTGGCGTCAATTTACATATTGATCAATACGCAAAACGTTTAAAACATATATCCCTCCTGCTAATGGTATTGATTATGCAACGAGTCGAATTCAAACTTGCCATGGTGCAAAAAGGTTCTccttttttcctttcaattaaGCGATATTGCGGAAGAAAGAACGAAACCGATCCATTgctataataaaataaaaataattgatgGACTATGACCCGATCCATGTGAAGCAAACCGGGTAATCTCGGGTATGGTGAAACCGGTGAATACCCTACTTTTGCAAATGGAAAAAGATAAATCCTTAGTTTTGAAACAGTGCTCTTCTCTGAGCTGCTGAAAAATATGCAGCATCTTCTTCCAGTCCGCCTCATAAAGTCTCTGTCTGCTACTTCTTTACCAGGCACCACCTCCACCCTTCACGAACTTGCTTCTACTCACCCCAAAGgtctgcctctctctctctctctctcctactTTGGGTACTGGGTCTGTCACAAATTGCTTTCTCAATAGAAACAAAGctaccagtttttttttttttttcaaccgaATAACAGTGATAATTCATTGATAAGAAAACAAGATTGCAACACGATTACAAGACGGGTGTCAACTGAATACAACCTCTCGAGTGACCAAATCCTTAATCTGGAGGGCTACCAATTTGTTAAAGTTGAAGTGTGTGTTTGAAACTGTGTATTGTATCTAAGTAATGGATGATGGGCAATGAGAAGTAATATGCAAGAAGAAAgcttttgtttgtgtttgtgtgtgtgtgtgtctgtgtgtgtgtgtttatgagTCAAGCTCAAAACCATGTGAATGTTTCTTTACTTGATAATGTGGTTGCTGAAGCAAATCCAATTTGACAGATTGTGAAAATGCCTGCCTAGCCTTCAAATTCTGTTACTTTTGCTCAATCACCAGACCCGATTTCCAAATGCTGCTGAAATTCGTTTGTCGTAGAGATTCTTTTCGGTTTGCTATTTAATGGAGCTTCATATGAAAACTATATTTCCTTTTGCAGTTAGAACTAGAAGGTTATCTGATGACCAATTGCAAGTAATTCCTTTAGATTGCTAAAATGCAAGAAATGGTACTCGATGAACGGGTCTTGATTCTTGGGTGATTGTGCAATCCTTTTCTTTTGATGGTTTGTGGGGAGGgggaggaggggattgctttgACATCTAATGAAAATTGAATGGTTGCATTCATgttcatttctttcttttcattttccattGCAATCTCATGCCTACCCCAAAAGTTGAAAGAGTAAAAGAGATAAAAAGGGGTAGATAAACTTCTACACCTTTCAAGATGACAACTCTACCATGTATAGCCAatagatgatgatgacgatAATTTGATGTGTGGAGAGCGATGATCAGGCTCAGGTTTCTTTTGAATCTTGAAGCTCTATTTTCTTTGTAGAACAATATCTTGTAGCCATTCTAGGGTCTAGGCTAGAGGAAGCCAAAGATGTTTGGTTTCCTTAGAAGTGTGTAactcaatcaaacattcattTGTTTCTGGTGCTAGAAATTCATGCTTTTCTTGAGGAGTGTTCTATCCATTGattaatttcttaaaatttCTTAAAACGTTTTTGTGATTGGGCTGGCCTTGGTAGGTGTTGCGAGGGTTGTACTGAAGAAGGGGAAGACCCAATTATTCAAGGATGGCAGCCCAATGGTCTACAGTGGAGCAGTTGATAGAATAATTGGTAGACCACCTCCCAGGACTGGAGACATTGTGTTGGTAGCTGATGGGGCAGAAAAACCAATAGGATGGGGCATGTACAATTCAGTCTCCATGTTCAGTGTTCGGCTGATGCAACTCGAAGAGGAAGCAACAAGGTAGTACTATTTCTACGAGTCCTTTCTAGTTCTGATTTATCATTACATTCACAGGGATGTTCAAATTGATAACCTTTATGAAACAGGGATTTGTCATGTGCATTGAACATGGAGAAACTGCTTGAGACAAGAATTAATGAAGCTATAGAACTACGTAAGAGTTTGGGACTTCCATCAGTTAGTACAAATGCATTCCGTCTTGTCAATAGTGAAGCAGACAGGTACATGACCTTGAGCAGTAAATTGAGATTTCTGTCAGTGTTTTGTAATTGAGTATGAATGAAGATTCTCCCCTTGTCTTTTGTTAGAAAGGCCAAACCTATTTATGGATGTGTAAAGAACTAAGGACGCACTTAATTATTCAACGTAGCAGTAATAATTCAGCTCCTCCGGGGGTTGAGAATGTGTGGATGTTATGTGGTATGCATGTTAGGATTGAAAGAAACTAGTTATCTTTTGGTAAGATCCCTTtaaattgtaattaaattagGGTAAATGAAACATGTGGGATTTGTATCATTTAATCTGAAATGTTTAGTGTAACTGGTGGCAATACCAGTTGTCTACATTACATGGAATTGTCTGTGGACATACTAGTTCACTAATTTCAGGTCGATGTCCCTTTTTTACCACAG carries:
- the KS gene encoding ent-kaurene synthase-like 1 isoform X7 codes for the protein MSRLNGAAEVNAAVLKQSSEGTKERIKKMFDKVDLSVSSYDTAWVAMVPSPNSPKDPFFPECVNWLLCNQLHDGSWGPPNLQPLFTKDALLSTLACILALKQWNVGEEQINKGLHFIESNVASATDEEQQSPVGFNILFPAMIEYARNLKMNLPLGAPTLDALFHRRDFELKRGYASNSEGWRTLLAYISEGFGKSQDWDLVMKYQRKNGSLFNSPATTASAFAHLKNADCLKYLRSLLEKFGNAVPTVYPLDKYARLSMAASLENLGIDRHFREEIRSVLDETYRSWLQGDEDILSDAATCAMAFRLLRVNGYDVSADPLTQYSEDRLFNSLGGYMKDIDDALELFRASETIIHPDESVLEKQHHWTSHFLKQELSNTLIRGHNLNKHIGLEVDDALKLPRYAILGRLSTRTAIKYYNTDSTRILKSYYRCLNIGNEDFLKLAVDDFNNCQSIHREELNHLTRWVEEYRLDKLNFARQKQAYCYFSAAATLFPPELSDARISWAKNGVLTTVVDDFFDVGGSEEELINLIQLVEKWDVNVSVDCCSENVEIIFSALKNTINEIGARAFTRQGRSVTSHVIEIWLDLIKSMFKEAQWLKNKSVPTMEEYMENAYVSFALGPIVLPALYLVGPKLSEEAVGSSEFDHLYRLMSTAGRLLNDIQGFKRESAEGKLNAVSLAMIHGNGVTEEEAINEMKNVIVSKRRELLRLVLLEKGSVVPRACKDLFWNMSKVLHVFYAKHDGFTAHDMMKTVNAVMEEPILLSEL